A region from the Enterobacter roggenkampii genome encodes:
- the pgsA gene encoding CDP-diacylglycerol--glycerol-3-phosphate 3-phosphatidyltransferase — protein MQYNIPTLLTLFRVVLIPFFVLAFYLPVVWAPFACALIFLIAAVTDWFDGYLARRWNQSTRFGAFLDPVADKVMVAIAMVLVAEHYHTWWVTLPAATMIGREIIISALREWMAELGKRSSVAVSWIGKVKTTAQMAALVWMLWRPNAWVEWAGIGLLWVAAVLTLWSMLQYLNAARGDLLDQ, from the coding sequence ATGCAATATAACATCCCTACGTTGCTCACTCTTTTTCGTGTCGTACTCATCCCGTTCTTTGTGCTGGCGTTTTACCTGCCGGTTGTCTGGGCACCCTTTGCCTGCGCATTGATCTTCCTTATTGCAGCGGTAACAGACTGGTTTGATGGCTACCTGGCGCGCCGCTGGAATCAAAGCACCCGTTTCGGTGCCTTCCTCGATCCGGTGGCGGATAAAGTGATGGTCGCGATTGCGATGGTGCTGGTGGCTGAGCACTATCACACCTGGTGGGTGACGCTGCCTGCGGCAACCATGATCGGCCGCGAGATTATTATCTCTGCGCTGCGCGAGTGGATGGCGGAACTGGGGAAACGCAGCAGCGTGGCGGTCTCGTGGATTGGTAAAGTGAAAACGACGGCGCAGATGGCGGCGCTGGTCTGGATGCTGTGGCGTCCGAACGCCTGGGTTGAGTGGGCGGGGATTGGCCTCCTGTGGGTGGCGGCAGTGCTGACGCTGTGGTCAATGCTGCAATATTTGAACGCTGCGCGCGGGGATTTGCTTGATCAGTGA
- the uvrC gene encoding excinuclease ABC subunit UvrC yields the protein MSDVFDSKAFLKTVTSQPGVYRMYDAGGTVIYVGKAKDLKKRLSSYFRSNLASRKTEALVSLIQNIDVTVTHTETEALLLEHNYIKLYQPRYNVLLRDDKSYPFIFLSGDTHPRLAMHRGAKHAKGEYFGPFPNGYAVRETLALLQKIFPIRQCENSVYRNRSRPCLQYQIGRCLGPCVAGLVSEEEYAQQVEYVRLFLAGKDDQVLTQLIARMEKASAALEFEEAARIRDQIQAVRRVTEKQFVSNTGDDLDVIGVAFDAGMACVHVLFIRQGKVLGSRSYFPKVPGGTELGEVVETFVGQFYLQGSQMRTLPSEILLDFNLDDKTLLADSLSELAGRRVNVQTKPRGDRARYLKLARTNAATALSTKLSQQSTVHQRLTALAALLKLPEVKRMECFDISHTMGEQTVASCVVFDANGPLRAEYRRYNITGITPGDDYAAMNQVLRRRYGKAIEESKIPDVILIDGGKGQLGQAKAVFESLDVSWDKNHPLLLGVAKGADRKAGLETLFFEPEGEGFSLPPDSPALHVIQHIRDESHDHAISGHRKKRAKVKNTSSLETIEGVGPKRRQMLLKYMGGLQGLLNASMEEIAKVPGISQGLAEKIYYSLKH from the coding sequence GTGAGTGATGTGTTCGATTCAAAAGCATTTCTGAAAACCGTAACCAGCCAGCCTGGCGTCTATCGCATGTATGACGCTGGCGGTACGGTTATCTATGTGGGGAAGGCTAAAGATCTTAAAAAACGTCTCTCCAGCTATTTTCGCAGCAATCTGGCCTCTCGTAAGACCGAAGCGCTGGTCTCACTCATCCAGAATATTGATGTCACCGTCACGCACACGGAGACAGAAGCGCTGCTGCTTGAGCACAACTATATTAAGCTCTACCAGCCGCGCTATAACGTCCTGCTGCGCGATGATAAATCCTACCCGTTTATCTTTCTGAGCGGCGACACCCATCCGCGCCTCGCTATGCACCGTGGTGCAAAACATGCGAAGGGTGAATATTTCGGGCCGTTCCCCAACGGCTATGCCGTGCGAGAAACGCTGGCGCTGCTGCAAAAAATCTTCCCGATCCGCCAGTGTGAAAACAGCGTTTACCGTAACCGTTCGCGGCCATGCCTGCAGTACCAGATTGGACGCTGCCTGGGACCGTGCGTGGCCGGGCTGGTGAGTGAAGAAGAGTATGCCCAGCAGGTGGAGTATGTGCGCCTGTTCTTAGCCGGCAAGGACGATCAGGTGTTAACGCAGCTGATCGCGCGGATGGAAAAAGCCAGCGCCGCACTCGAGTTCGAAGAGGCCGCGCGTATCCGCGACCAAATCCAGGCGGTGCGCAGAGTGACTGAGAAACAGTTTGTCTCAAATACCGGTGACGATCTCGACGTCATCGGCGTGGCCTTTGACGCCGGAATGGCCTGCGTGCACGTGCTGTTTATTCGCCAGGGCAAAGTGCTCGGCAGCCGCAGCTATTTCCCGAAAGTGCCTGGCGGTACCGAACTGGGTGAAGTGGTGGAAACCTTTGTCGGCCAGTTCTATCTGCAGGGCAGCCAGATGCGCACGCTGCCTTCTGAAATCCTGCTCGATTTTAATCTTGACGATAAAACCCTGCTGGCCGATTCGCTCTCTGAACTGGCGGGGCGCCGGGTCAATGTACAAACCAAACCGCGCGGCGATCGCGCGCGCTATCTGAAGCTGGCGCGGACCAACGCGGCAACGGCGCTGAGCACGAAGCTGTCGCAGCAGTCGACGGTGCACCAGCGTTTAACGGCCCTGGCGGCGCTGCTGAAGCTGCCGGAAGTGAAACGGATGGAGTGTTTCGACATCAGCCATACGATGGGTGAACAGACGGTCGCGTCCTGCGTGGTGTTTGATGCTAACGGTCCGCTGCGCGCCGAGTATCGCCGCTATAACATCACCGGCATCACGCCGGGCGATGACTATGCGGCGATGAATCAGGTGCTGCGTCGTCGCTATGGTAAAGCCATAGAAGAGAGCAAGATCCCGGATGTGATCCTGATTGACGGTGGGAAAGGGCAGCTCGGCCAGGCGAAAGCGGTATTTGAATCGCTTGATGTCAGCTGGGATAAAAACCATCCGCTGCTGCTGGGCGTCGCAAAAGGGGCCGATCGTAAGGCCGGTCTGGAGACACTGTTCTTCGAGCCGGAAGGTGAGGGCTTCAGCCTGCCGCCGGACTCTCCGGCGCTGCACGTCATCCAGCATATTCGCGATGAATCGCACGATCACGCTATCAGCGGTCACCGCAAAAAACGGGCGAAGGTGAAAAACACCAGCTCACTCGAGACGATCGAAGGCGTGGGGCCAAAACGTCGCCAGATGCTGCTGAAGTATATGGGCGGATTGCAAGGATTACTCAACGCCAGCATGGAGGAAATTGCAAAAGTGCCGGGTATTTCGCAAGGGCTGGCAGAAAAGATCTACTACTCGTTGAAACATTAA
- the uvrY gene encoding UvrY/SirA/GacA family response regulator transcription factor, which produces MINVLLVDDHELVRAGIRRILEDIKGIKVAGEACCGEDAVKWCRTHSADVVLMDMNMPGIGGLEATRKIARTFVDTKVIMLTVHTENPLPAKVMQAGAAGYLSKGAAPQEVVNAIRSVYAGQRYIASDIAQQMALSQIEPEKTESPFASLSERELQIMLMITKGQKVNEISEQLNLSPKTVNSYRYRMFSKLNIHGDVELTHLAIRHGLCNAETLLSQ; this is translated from the coding sequence TTGATCAACGTCCTTCTTGTTGATGACCACGAACTGGTGCGCGCAGGGATACGACGCATTCTTGAAGATATTAAAGGTATTAAAGTTGCCGGTGAGGCATGCTGTGGCGAAGATGCGGTAAAATGGTGCCGTACCCACTCCGCTGATGTGGTGCTGATGGATATGAACATGCCCGGTATCGGTGGTCTTGAAGCAACACGCAAAATCGCGCGTACCTTTGTAGACACTAAAGTCATCATGCTGACGGTGCATACCGAAAATCCACTGCCCGCGAAAGTGATGCAGGCGGGCGCGGCGGGTTACCTGAGTAAAGGTGCTGCACCGCAGGAGGTTGTCAATGCTATCCGTTCTGTGTATGCCGGACAGCGTTATATTGCGTCCGACATCGCTCAGCAGATGGCGCTGAGCCAGATCGAGCCCGAGAAAACCGAATCACCCTTTGCCAGTTTGTCCGAGCGTGAATTGCAGATTATGCTGATGATCACCAAAGGTCAGAAGGTGAATGAGATCTCGGAACAGCTGAATCTCAGCCCGAAAACGGTAAACAGCTATCGTTATCGGATGTTCAGTAAACTGAACATTCATGGTGACGTCGAACTGACGCATCTGGCCATCCGACATGGTTTGTGTAATGCGGAGACGTTGTTAAGTCAGTGA
- a CDS encoding DUF2594 family protein translates to MSTPEFATAENNQELAQEVNCLKALLTLMLQAMGQADAGRVIIKMEKQIAEMEDQAESAVFANTVKQIKQAYRQ, encoded by the coding sequence ATGAGCACACCTGAATTTGCCACTGCGGAGAATAACCAGGAACTGGCACAGGAAGTAAACTGCCTGAAAGCGCTGCTAACGCTGATGCTGCAGGCGATGGGCCAGGCTGATGCCGGTCGTGTGATCATTAAAATGGAAAAACAAATCGCGGAGATGGAAGACCAGGCTGAATCAGCGGTATTTGCTAACACCGTTAAGCAAATCAAGCAAGCGTACCGCCAGTAA
- the sdiA gene encoding transcriptional regulator SdiA → MKDLDFFTWRRDCSLRFQELTCAAEVYQELERQTQALEFDYYALCVRHPVPFTRPKISLQTTYPKLWMAQYQSANYFAIDPVLKPENFIQGHLPWTDALFAEAQELWHSAQDHGLRSGITQCLMLPNHALGFLSVSRTRVQEGPLAHEEIELRLQMLVQMALTSLMRFDDEMVMPPEMKFSKREREILKWTAEGKTSAEIAIILSISENTVNFHQKNMQKKFNAPNKTQIACYAAATGLI, encoded by the coding sequence ATGAAGGATTTAGACTTTTTCACCTGGCGACGGGATTGCTCCCTCCGGTTTCAGGAATTGACCTGTGCCGCCGAGGTATATCAGGAGCTGGAGCGACAAACTCAGGCGCTGGAATTCGATTATTACGCGCTCTGCGTGCGCCACCCCGTGCCATTTACCCGCCCTAAGATCTCCCTGCAAACCACTTACCCAAAGTTATGGATGGCGCAATATCAATCCGCGAACTATTTCGCGATTGATCCGGTTTTAAAACCGGAGAATTTCATTCAGGGCCATCTCCCCTGGACAGATGCGTTATTCGCCGAGGCGCAGGAATTATGGCACAGCGCCCAGGATCACGGTTTACGCTCGGGAATAACGCAGTGCCTGATGCTGCCAAATCATGCGCTTGGTTTCCTGTCCGTGTCTCGTACGCGTGTACAGGAAGGGCCATTAGCCCATGAAGAAATAGAACTGCGGTTGCAAATGCTGGTGCAAATGGCCTTAACCTCGCTGATGCGTTTTGACGATGAGATGGTCATGCCGCCGGAAATGAAATTCAGCAAGCGCGAGCGTGAAATTCTGAAATGGACTGCGGAAGGGAAGACGTCAGCGGAAATAGCGATCATTCTCTCGATCTCAGAGAATACCGTTAACTTCCATCAGAAAAATATGCAGAAGAAATTCAACGCGCCCAACAAGACGCAGATCGCGTGCTATGCGGCGGCAACGGGACTGATTTGA
- the tcyN gene encoding L-cystine ABC transporter ATP-binding protein TcyN → MSAIDVKNLVKKFHGQTVLHGIDLEVEQGEVVAIIGPSGSGKTTLLRSINLLEQPEGGTIRVGEITIDTGKSISQQKGLIRRLRQHVGFVFQNFNLFPHRTVLENIIEGPVIVKGEPKEEATARARELLAKVGLAGKETSYPRRLSGGQQQRVAIARALAMRPDVILFDEPTSALDPELVGEVLNTIRQLAQEKRTMVIVTHEMSFARDVADRAIFMDQGRIVEQGPAKSLFANPQQPRTRQFLEKFLMQ, encoded by the coding sequence ATGAGTGCAATTGACGTCAAAAACCTGGTGAAAAAATTCCACGGTCAAACGGTGCTCCACGGGATCGATCTGGAAGTCGAGCAGGGCGAAGTGGTGGCGATTATTGGACCGAGCGGTTCGGGTAAGACGACGCTGCTGCGCAGCATTAACCTGCTTGAACAGCCGGAAGGCGGTACCATCCGGGTCGGGGAGATCACGATTGATACCGGGAAATCCATCAGCCAACAGAAAGGGTTGATTCGCCGCCTGCGCCAGCATGTCGGCTTTGTTTTCCAGAACTTCAACCTTTTCCCGCATCGTACTGTGCTGGAGAACATCATCGAAGGGCCGGTGATCGTTAAAGGTGAGCCAAAAGAAGAAGCGACGGCGCGGGCTCGCGAACTGCTCGCCAAAGTAGGGCTGGCGGGGAAAGAGACCAGCTATCCGCGTCGCCTGTCGGGCGGGCAGCAGCAGCGCGTGGCGATTGCGCGCGCGCTGGCGATGCGCCCGGACGTGATCCTGTTTGATGAACCGACCTCTGCGCTCGATCCGGAACTGGTGGGCGAGGTGCTGAACACCATTCGCCAGCTGGCACAGGAGAAACGTACGATGGTGATCGTGACCCATGAAATGAGCTTTGCGCGCGATGTTGCTGACAGAGCCATCTTTATGGATCAGGGACGGATTGTGGAGCAGGGGCCAGCGAAAAGCCTGTTCGCTAACCCTCAACAGCCGCGAACCCGTCAATTCCTTGAAAAATTCCTTATGCAGTAG
- the tcyL gene encoding cystine ABC transporter permease — MQESIQLVIDSLPYLLKGAVFTLQLSIGGMFFGLVLGFILALMRLSPVLPVRWLARFYISVFRGTPLIAQLFMIYYGLPQFGIELDPIPAAMIGLSLNTAAYTSETLRAAISSIDKGQWEAAASIGMTPWQTLRRAILPQAARVALPPLSNSFISLVKDTSLAATIQVPELFRQAQLITSRTLEVFTMYLAASLIYWVMATVLSALQNYFENQLNRQERDPK; from the coding sequence ATGCAAGAAAGTATTCAACTGGTTATTGATTCTCTGCCGTATCTGCTGAAAGGTGCGGTATTTACGTTGCAGCTCAGTATCGGCGGGATGTTCTTTGGGCTGGTACTGGGATTTATACTGGCCTTAATGCGCTTGTCGCCTGTCCTGCCGGTGCGCTGGCTGGCGCGCTTTTATATCTCCGTGTTTCGCGGCACGCCGCTTATCGCCCAGCTCTTTATGATCTACTACGGCTTACCGCAGTTTGGTATCGAGCTGGATCCGATTCCGGCGGCGATGATTGGCCTGTCGCTCAATACCGCGGCGTACACCTCCGAAACCCTGCGTGCGGCCATCTCCTCCATTGACAAAGGGCAGTGGGAAGCGGCGGCCAGTATCGGGATGACGCCCTGGCAGACGCTGCGCCGGGCCATCCTGCCGCAGGCGGCACGCGTGGCGCTTCCGCCGCTCAGCAACAGCTTTATCAGCCTGGTGAAAGATACCTCCCTGGCGGCAACGATTCAGGTTCCGGAGCTTTTCCGTCAGGCACAGCTCATTACCTCCCGTACGCTTGAGGTCTTTACCATGTATCTGGCCGCCTCGCTGATTTACTGGGTGATGGCGACGGTGCTGTCTGCTCTGCAAAACTACTTCGAAAACCAGCTTAACCGCCAGGAGCGTGATCCAAAATGA
- the dcyD gene encoding D-cysteine desulfhydrase, whose translation MSLQNLTRFPRLEFIGAPTPLEYLPRFSDYLGRDIFIKRDDVTPMAMGGNKLRKLEFLAADALREGADTLITAGAIQSNHVRQTAAVAAKLGLHCVALLENPIGTRAENYLTNGNRLLLDLFNVQVEMVDALTDPTAQLDELATRLEAQGFRPYVIPVGGSNALGALGYVESALEIAQQCEGAVSLSSVVVASGSAGTHAGLAVGLEQLLPEVELIGVTVSRSVADQKPKVVTLQQAVAEQLELKATADILLWDDYFAPGYGTPNEEGMEAVKLLARLEGILLDPVYTGKAMAGLIDGIAQKRFKDEGPILFVHTGGAPALFAYHPHV comes from the coding sequence ATGTCACTACAGAATTTAACGCGCTTTCCCCGCCTGGAGTTCATCGGCGCGCCGACGCCGCTGGAGTATCTCCCGCGATTTTCTGATTATTTAGGGCGCGATATTTTTATTAAGCGTGATGACGTGACGCCCATGGCGATGGGGGGCAACAAGCTGCGCAAGCTGGAGTTTCTGGCGGCGGACGCCCTGCGCGAAGGCGCGGATACGCTCATCACTGCCGGGGCCATCCAGTCCAACCACGTTCGCCAGACGGCGGCCGTGGCGGCAAAACTTGGGCTTCACTGCGTGGCATTGCTGGAAAACCCGATTGGCACGCGGGCTGAAAACTATCTCACCAACGGTAACCGCCTGCTGTTAGACCTGTTTAACGTGCAGGTTGAGATGGTTGACGCGCTGACCGACCCGACCGCCCAGCTCGATGAGCTGGCGACGCGTCTGGAAGCGCAGGGTTTTCGCCCCTACGTTATTCCCGTCGGCGGGTCGAATGCGCTGGGCGCGCTGGGGTACGTGGAAAGTGCGCTGGAAATCGCGCAGCAGTGCGAGGGGGCGGTGAGTCTCTCCTCCGTCGTGGTCGCGTCCGGCAGTGCGGGCACCCATGCCGGGCTGGCGGTGGGGCTGGAGCAACTGCTTCCGGAGGTCGAACTGATTGGCGTGACGGTGTCCCGCAGCGTGGCGGATCAGAAGCCGAAAGTGGTTACGCTACAGCAGGCGGTCGCAGAGCAGCTGGAGCTGAAGGCCACGGCCGATATTCTGCTCTGGGATGACTATTTTGCGCCGGGTTACGGCACGCCGAACGAAGAGGGAATGGAAGCGGTGAAACTGCTGGCGCGCCTCGAGGGCATACTGCTCGACCCGGTCTATACCGGCAAAGCGATGGCCGGACTGATCGACGGCATTGCGCAAAAACGCTTTAAGGATGAAGGGCCGATTTTATTTGTCCATACCGGCGGAGCGCCTGCGCTGTTTGCCTACCATCCTCATGTCTAA
- the tcyJ gene encoding cystine ABC transporter substrate-binding protein — protein MKFALLGRQALMGVMAVALVAGMSVKTFAAENLLNKVKERGTLLVGLEGTYPPFSFQGDDGKLTGFEVEFAEELAKHLGVKASLKPTKWDGMLASLDSKRIDVVINQVTISDERKKKYDFSTPYTVSGIQALVKKGNEGTIKTAADLKGKKVGVGLGTNYEEWLRQNVQGVDIRTYDDDPTKYQDLRVGRTDAILVDRLAALDLVKKTNNTLAVAGDAFSRQESGVAVRKGNEDLVKAIDSAIADMQKDGSLKALSEKWFGADVTK, from the coding sequence ATGAAATTTGCACTTCTGGGTCGTCAGGCGCTGATGGGTGTTATGGCCGTTGCGCTGGTTGCGGGCATGAGCGTGAAAACGTTCGCCGCAGAAAACCTGCTGAATAAAGTAAAAGAGCGCGGTACGCTGCTGGTCGGGCTGGAAGGTACCTATCCTCCGTTCAGCTTCCAGGGCGATGACGGTAAGCTGACCGGTTTTGAAGTGGAGTTTGCTGAAGAGCTGGCGAAACACCTCGGCGTGAAAGCGTCCCTGAAACCGACCAAATGGGACGGTATGCTGGCGTCGCTGGATTCGAAACGCATTGACGTGGTCATCAACCAGGTCACCATCTCTGACGAGCGTAAGAAGAAGTATGACTTCTCCACCCCGTATACCGTGTCCGGTATTCAGGCGCTGGTGAAGAAAGGCAACGAAGGCACCATCAAAACGGCCGCGGACCTGAAAGGGAAGAAAGTCGGTGTCGGTCTGGGAACCAACTACGAAGAGTGGCTGCGCCAGAACGTTCAGGGCGTGGATATCCGCACCTATGATGATGACCCGACGAAATACCAGGATCTGCGCGTGGGCCGCACCGACGCCATTCTGGTTGACCGCCTGGCAGCACTGGATCTGGTGAAGAAAACCAACAACACCCTGGCGGTAGCGGGTGATGCGTTCTCTCGTCAGGAATCCGGCGTGGCCGTTCGTAAAGGTAACGAAGACCTGGTGAAAGCGATTGATTCCGCGATTGCTGACATGCAAAAAGACGGTAGCCTGAAGGCGCTTTCCGAGAAGTGGTTCGGGGCAGACGTCACGAAATAA
- the fliZ gene encoding flagella biosynthesis regulatory protein FliZ gives MTVQQSKRRPLSRYLKDFKHSQTHCAHCNKLLDRITLVRRGEIVNKIAISRLDTLMDEAAWLEEQKEWVALCRFCGDLHCKEQSDFFDIIGFKQFLFEQTEMSHGTVREYVVRLRRLGQHLTVNNISRDLLKTGYLDENLEPWLPATSTNNYRIALRKYAQYKVQMPGAIKQKAHAGTTSDIY, from the coding sequence ATGACGGTGCAGCAATCTAAAAGACGGCCTTTAAGCCGCTACCTGAAAGACTTTAAACACAGCCAGACGCATTGCGCCCACTGTAACAAGTTACTCGATCGTATCACGCTGGTTCGCCGCGGCGAAATCGTCAATAAGATCGCGATTTCGCGCCTCGACACGTTGATGGACGAAGCAGCATGGCTCGAAGAGCAAAAAGAGTGGGTGGCGCTTTGCCGTTTCTGTGGCGATCTCCACTGCAAAGAGCAAAGCGACTTCTTCGACATTATCGGCTTCAAGCAGTTCCTGTTTGAACAAACGGAGATGAGCCACGGCACCGTTCGCGAATACGTAGTTCGCCTGCGCCGCCTCGGGCAGCATCTGACCGTGAACAACATTTCCCGCGATCTGCTCAAAACCGGTTATCTCGACGAGAACCTGGAGCCGTGGCTGCCTGCGACCAGCACCAACAACTACCGGATTGCGCTGCGCAAGTACGCACAATATAAGGTACAAATGCCGGGTGCCATAAAGCAGAAAGCCCACGCCGGAACAACTTCTGATATATATTAA
- a CDS encoding RNA polymerase sigma factor FliA: MNSLYTAEGVMDKHSLWQRYVPLVRHEALRLQVRLPASVELDDLLQAGGIGLLNAVDRYDALQGTAFTTYAVQRIRGAMLDELRSRDWVPRSVRRNAREVAHAMGQLEQELGRNATETEVADRLGIAVEEYRQMLLDTNNSQLFSYDEWREEHGDSIELVTDEHQQENPLHHLMEGNLRQRVMEAIEALPEREQLVLTLYYQEELNLKEIGAVLEVGESRVSQLHSQAIKRLRTKLGKL; this comes from the coding sequence GTGAATTCACTCTATACCGCTGAAGGTGTAATGGATAAACACTCGCTGTGGCAGCGTTATGTCCCGCTGGTGCGTCACGAAGCATTGCGCCTCCAGGTGCGCTTGCCGGCGAGCGTGGAACTCGACGATCTGCTACAGGCGGGCGGTATCGGGTTATTGAATGCAGTTGACCGATACGACGCTCTGCAAGGAACGGCATTTACGACTTACGCAGTTCAGCGTATTCGTGGTGCGATGCTGGACGAGCTGCGCAGCCGTGACTGGGTACCGCGCAGTGTTCGCCGCAACGCACGCGAAGTGGCGCATGCGATGGGGCAGCTGGAACAGGAACTGGGACGCAACGCAACGGAAACCGAAGTGGCGGATCGTCTTGGCATTGCTGTTGAAGAGTATCGTCAGATGTTGCTCGATACCAATAATAGCCAACTCTTTTCTTATGACGAGTGGCGAGAAGAGCATGGCGATAGCATCGAGCTGGTGACGGATGAGCACCAGCAAGAAAACCCGTTACACCATTTAATGGAAGGGAATTTACGCCAGCGCGTCATGGAAGCTATTGAAGCTCTGCCTGAACGCGAACAGCTGGTATTGACCCTTTATTACCAGGAAGAGCTTAACCTCAAAGAGATTGGCGCTGTTCTGGAGGTGGGAGAGTCGCGGGTGAGCCAGCTGCACAGCCAGGCCATTAAACGCTTACGAACCAAGCTGGGTAAGTTATAG